The following coding sequences are from one Musa acuminata AAA Group cultivar baxijiao chromosome BXJ1-6, Cavendish_Baxijiao_AAA, whole genome shotgun sequence window:
- the LOC135675791 gene encoding homeotic protein knotted-1-like isoform X2: MEELPHLGDGSSSAGSSRGAFLYLPSSAVATTTTTSAPPPPRSAVYEQSYYYYPTSHPYFHTPPPKTEAGSSQFQTSRVETLSQGVISQSDIEEIKARIMSHPRYSTLLGAFVDCQKVGAPPEVVERLSAITHELASRPRFHSGSYPDPELDQFMESYCEMLIKYREELTRPLQEATDFLKKMESQFNALTNTSTRGIFSSDEKCGGGGVDSSTEEEQDASGGEAELREIDPHAEDKELKHHLLKKYGSYLSSLRQQLSKKKKKEKLPKDARQKLLHWWELHYTWPYPSEAEKVALAESTGLDQKQINNWFINQRKRHWKPSADMQFALMDGFHPQNAAAALYTQWQSMGDGTYHLHP; encoded by the exons ATGGAAGAATTGCCTCACCTTGGTGATGGTAGTAGTAGCGCTGGCAGCTCAAGGGGGGCTTTCCTATACCTCCCCTCATCGGCTgtcgccaccaccaccactacaTCAGCTCCTCCGCCGCCGAGGTCAGCCGTGTACGAGCAGAGCTACTACTATTACCCGACCTCTCATCCTTACTTCCATACGCCACCACCTAAGACTGAAGCAGGCTCATCTCAGTTTCAAACGAGTAGAGTGGAAACACTAAGTCAAGGAGTGATCTCCCAAAGTGATATAGAAGAGATCAAGGCAAGGATCATGTCACACCCTCGGTATTCCACGCTCCTCGGCGCCTTTGTGGACTGCCAAAAG GTGGGAGCGCCACCAGAGGTGGTGGAGAGGCTCTCAGCCATAACGCATGAGCTCGCGTCGCGCCCGAGGTTTCACAGCGGCAGTTATCCCGATCCGGAGCTCGACCAGTTCATG gaGTCATACTGTGAGATGCTCATCAAGTACAGGGAAGAACTAACGAGACCCTTGCAAGAGGCCACAGACTTCCTCAAGAAGATGGAGTCACAGTTCAATGCGCTCACCAACACTTCCACTCGAGGCATCTTTTCCTCTG ATGAGaaatgtggtggtggtggtgttgattcctcgacggaagaggagcaGGACGCCAGTGGGGGAGAGGCCGAGCTTCGGGAGATCGATCCGCATGCGGAGGACAAAGAGCTGAAGCACCACCTTTTGAAGAAGTACGGTAGCTACCTGAGCAGCCTCAGGCAACAGctatccaagaagaagaagaaagagaagctgCCAAAGGATGCCCGCCAGAAGCTGCTCCACTGGTGGGAGCTTCACTATACATGGCCGTATCCATCT GAAGCCGAGAAGGTGGCCTTGGCAGAATCTACAGGTCTTGATCAGAAGCAAATCAACAACTGGTTTATAAACCAAAGGAAGAGGCATTGGAAACCATCAGCGGACATGCAATTTGCTTTGATGGATGGCTTCCATCCTCAGAATGCTGCTGCTGCGCTATACACGCAATGGCAATCCATGGGTGATGGCACATACCACCTTCATCCATGA
- the LOC135677647 gene encoding LOB domain-containing protein 36-like has protein sequence MSSNSPCAACKFLRRKCTPGCVFAPYFPPDQPTKFAYVHRVFGASNVSKILSDLNPAQREDAANSLAYEAEARLRDPVYGCVGYISFLQHKLKQLQHDLYNAKKELSSYIGPAALGPFLPHHHHQRQHHLLPGPSPSSTAYGIPGMGVEMGLGLAAPGTSQQSQILMREEQQPPMAEAQQMAMAHVAAAREQEMMMRRYEQQQELARFRTTGFPDGGRGYNQIGSGAMVAMATEPHPGMDLVPSPLSFEGPFPAQHFTGQHHHHPPQMQPEHHRTGSDEGRSGIGPSS, from the coding sequence ATGTCATCGAACTCTCCGTGCGCGGCGTGCAAGTTCCTGCGGCGGAAGTGCACGCCGGGATGCGTATTTGCACCATACTTTCCGCCGGACCAGCCTACCAAGTTCGCGTATGTGCATCGGGTGTTTGGGGCCAGCAACGTGTCCAAAATTCTCAGCGACCTGAACCCCGCACAGCGGGAGGACGCGGCCAATTCGCTGGCCTACGAAGCCGAGGCACGGCTTCGCGACCCGGTCTACGGCTGCGTAGGTTACATCTCGTTCCTCCAGCACAAGCTGAAACAGCTCCAGCATGATCTCTACAACGCCAAGAAGGAGCTCTCGAGCTACATCGGCCCTGCTGCACTGGGGCCCTTCCTTCCCCATCACCACCACCAGCGTCAGCACCACCTCCTCCCTGGGCCGTCTCCCTCCTCGACCGCTTACGGCATTCCGGGAATGGGGGTCGAGATGGGGCTCGGCCTTGCTGCACCCGGCACGTCGCAGCAGTCCCAGATCCTGATGCGCGAAGAGCAGCAGCCGCCGATGGCCGAGGCCCAGCAAATGGCCATGGCTCATGTGGCCGCAGCCAGAGAACaggagatgatgatgaggagATATGAGCAGCAACAGGAGCTTGCGAGGTTTCGCACTACAGGTTTTCCGGATGGCGGTAGGGGCTATAACCAGATCGGTAGTGGCGCCATGGTGGCAATGGCGACAGAGCCTCATCCTGGGATGGATTTGGTTCCTTCTCCACTGTCATTTGAGGGGCCATTTCCGGCACAACACTTCACCGGGCAGCACCACCATCATCCG
- the LOC135675791 gene encoding homeobox protein rough sheath 1-like isoform X1, whose translation MEELPHLGDGSSSAGSSRGAFLYLPSSAVATTTTTSAPPPPRSAVYEQSYYYYPTSHPYFHTPPPKTEAGSSQFQTSRVETLSQGVISQSDIEEIKARIMSHPRYSTLLGAFVDCQKVGAPPEVVERLSAITHELASRPRFHSGSYPDPELDQFMESYCEMLIKYREELTRPLQEATDFLKKMESQFNALTNTSTRGIFSSGIPKDEKCGGGGVDSSTEEEQDASGGEAELREIDPHAEDKELKHHLLKKYGSYLSSLRQQLSKKKKKEKLPKDARQKLLHWWELHYTWPYPSEAEKVALAESTGLDQKQINNWFINQRKRHWKPSADMQFALMDGFHPQNAAAALYTQWQSMGDGTYHLHP comes from the exons ATGGAAGAATTGCCTCACCTTGGTGATGGTAGTAGTAGCGCTGGCAGCTCAAGGGGGGCTTTCCTATACCTCCCCTCATCGGCTgtcgccaccaccaccactacaTCAGCTCCTCCGCCGCCGAGGTCAGCCGTGTACGAGCAGAGCTACTACTATTACCCGACCTCTCATCCTTACTTCCATACGCCACCACCTAAGACTGAAGCAGGCTCATCTCAGTTTCAAACGAGTAGAGTGGAAACACTAAGTCAAGGAGTGATCTCCCAAAGTGATATAGAAGAGATCAAGGCAAGGATCATGTCACACCCTCGGTATTCCACGCTCCTCGGCGCCTTTGTGGACTGCCAAAAG GTGGGAGCGCCACCAGAGGTGGTGGAGAGGCTCTCAGCCATAACGCATGAGCTCGCGTCGCGCCCGAGGTTTCACAGCGGCAGTTATCCCGATCCGGAGCTCGACCAGTTCATG gaGTCATACTGTGAGATGCTCATCAAGTACAGGGAAGAACTAACGAGACCCTTGCAAGAGGCCACAGACTTCCTCAAGAAGATGGAGTCACAGTTCAATGCGCTCACCAACACTTCCACTCGAGGCATCTTTTCCTCTGGTATACCGAAGG ATGAGaaatgtggtggtggtggtgttgattcctcgacggaagaggagcaGGACGCCAGTGGGGGAGAGGCCGAGCTTCGGGAGATCGATCCGCATGCGGAGGACAAAGAGCTGAAGCACCACCTTTTGAAGAAGTACGGTAGCTACCTGAGCAGCCTCAGGCAACAGctatccaagaagaagaagaaagagaagctgCCAAAGGATGCCCGCCAGAAGCTGCTCCACTGGTGGGAGCTTCACTATACATGGCCGTATCCATCT GAAGCCGAGAAGGTGGCCTTGGCAGAATCTACAGGTCTTGATCAGAAGCAAATCAACAACTGGTTTATAAACCAAAGGAAGAGGCATTGGAAACCATCAGCGGACATGCAATTTGCTTTGATGGATGGCTTCCATCCTCAGAATGCTGCTGCTGCGCTATACACGCAATGGCAATCCATGGGTGATGGCACATACCACCTTCATCCATGA